DNA from Ananas comosus cultivar F153 linkage group 12, ASM154086v1, whole genome shotgun sequence:
TAACTTCCCTTGAAGAAATTTGCACATACCGGTAACAGTGGTGCTGAAGCTTTCTTGACAGATTCTACATGTGGCCTCACCAATCAGATTCTTCATATCACTAGAAATAATAAGTGAGTGAGTAAATAATGTCGGCATAAGAAAGTAtaagtagaaaaagaaaaatagtataagACTCTGCTTTACATGCGGCATTCAACACTGCTACCATGATTGCAAAATGGGCAGCTAAAGACAGTATCGAGCTTGTCCATTCTCTTCCTAGGAGGCGGCTTCGCCCTTGACTTCCTCTTTCCCATGACGTAGCTTTATCTTTTCTCTAGTTCTTCTATATTCCTGTTTGAGATCAGCCATATACATGAAACTATTAATAACCTAAAAGAAAGTTCTACACATAAAGACCACATAATGATCCTCCGAATTAAGATATTATGGAAGTCAGGATTGATGACATCACTTTAAGCTGTATTTGCGTAAGTTCATCATAATTGAGAATCACAGAATCACAATAAAGTGTAATCATATATGTCAGGTCCCTGTCCAAAGGAAGAACATTTTAAACAGGGCACTAGAAGCAATACATgttgataataaataataaacttaTTATTCTACTAAAGGCTCCAAATACGTTACAATACAGTAACGTGTACGTCGAACTCTAAGAACAATCAAAATTTGTAGAAGATGAGCAACTTATGTAGATAAGGAACCATGATACTTCTACAAGAATCACATCTAAACTTTTCCCATGCAAATACTCTCTGCTGGAATAATGGTTATAGCTTTCCAGAAAATATATGAAGGG
Protein-coding regions in this window:
- the LOC109718559 gene encoding transcription elongation factor 1 homolog — protein: MGKRKSRAKPPPRKRMDKLDTVFSCPFCNHGSSVECRIDMKNLIGEATCRICQESFSTTVTALTEPIDIYSEWIDECERVNNLEEDDGA